In one Acomys russatus chromosome X, mAcoRus1.1, whole genome shotgun sequence genomic region, the following are encoded:
- the LOC127185483 gene encoding melanoma-associated antigen 10-like, translating into MDNPQDTHHSNLPDCPQAQWELDSAQATMAAAGEKEVTISEEVYSGGIPGSPQSPQRAPSPPVEVEMASIPGLPSDEAFMEQVQEVRNILSMLHSALNIKTYDLVHFLVSKYEMKELTSKGEMLEAIGREYEDYYPLIFSKASECLKLVFGIDMIEVDPVVHTYALAIALGLTYDGMHTPVEGMPKTGLLIVVLGIIFMQGNRVREEVIWNTLKNIGLPNESDPYLCEDPRKLIFGDFVQEGYLEYRQVPGSDPSSYEFLWGLRAHVETTKMKVLEFFGSITRTDPREYAEKYAEALREEIKRTQAWIAGRMALLALTRSRSRARAGQSSRYHAT; encoded by the coding sequence ATGGACAATCCCCAGGATACTCATCACTCCAACCTCCCAGACTGTCCTCAGGCCCAATGGGAATTAGACAGTGCCCAGGCCACCATGGCTGCAGCAGGGGAGAAAGAAGTCACTATCTCAGAGGAGGTGTATAGTGGTGGAATACCAGGTTCTCCCCAGAGTCCTCAGAGAGCCCCCTCTCCCCCTGTGGAAGTGGAAATGGCTTCCATTCCTGGGCTCCCATCTGATGAGGCTTTCATGGAGCAAGTACAAGAGGTGCGAAACATACTGTCAATGTTGCACAGTGCACTGAACATAAAAACATATGACTTGGTGCACTTTCTGGTTTCCAAATATGAAATGAAGGAGCTCACTAGCAAGGGGGAGATGCTGGAAGCTATTGGCAGGGAATATGAGGACTACTACCCTCTGATCTTTAGTAAGGCCTCTGAGTGCTTAAAGCTGGTCTTTGGCATTGACATGATAGAAGTGGACCCTGTTGTCCATACCTATGCCCTTGCCATTGCCCTGGGGCTCACCTATGATGGGATGCACACTCCTGTCGAGGGCATGCCCAAGACAGGCCTCCTGATAGTTGTACTGGGTATCATTTTCATGCAGGGAAACCGGGTCCGTGAGGAGGTGATCTGGAACACACTAAAAAACATAGGGTTGCCCAATGAGAGCGATCCTTACCTATGTGAGGATCCCAGGAAGCTCATCTTTGGGGATTTTGTGCAGGAAGGGTACCTGGAATATAGGCAGGTGCCTGGTAGTGATCCTTCTTCCTATGAGTTCCTGTGGGGCCTAAGAGCCCACGTTGAAACCACCAAGATGAAAGTCTTGGAGTTTTTTGGCAGCATAACTAGGACTGATCCCAGAGAATACGCTGAGAAATACGCAGAGGCTTTGAGAGAGGAGATAAAGAGGACCCAGGCCTGGATCGCCGGGCGGATGGCACTTCTGGCTCTGACCCGCTCACGCTCTCGTGCACGGGCAGGTCAGTCATCCAGGTATCATGCCACTTGA